DNA sequence from the Bacillus pumilus genome:
GGGTAAGCGCGGTATTGGATATCCGCGTCCAAGCAGTTAGGCTGGGAAATAGGCAAATCCGTTTCCCGTGAAGGCTGAGCTGTGATGGCGAGCGAAATTTAGTAGCGAAGTTCCTGATTCCACACTGCCAAGAAAAGCCTCTAGCGAGGTGAGAGGTGCCCGTACCGCAAACCGACACAGGTAGGCGAGGAGAGAATCCTAAGGTGATCGAGAGAACTCTCGTTAAGGAACTCGGCAAAATGACCCCGTAACTTCGGGAGAAGGGGTGCTTCTTAGGGTGTTAAAGCCCCGAGAAGCCGCAGTGAATAGGCCCAGGCGACTGTTTAGCAAAAACACAGGTCTCTGCGAAGCCGTAAGGCGAAGTATAGGGGCTGACGCCTGCCCGGTGCTGGAAGGTTAAGAGGAGCGCTTAGCGTAAGCGAAGGTGCGAATTGAAGCCCCAGTAAACGGCGGCCGTAACTATAACGGTCCTAAGGTAGCGAAATTCCTTGTCGGGTAAGTTCCGACCCGCACGAAAGGCGCAACGATCTGGGCACTGTCTCAACGAGAGACTCGGTGAAATTATAGTACCTGTGAAGATGCAGGTTACCCGCGACAGGACGGAAAGACCCCGTGGAGCTTTACTGCAGCCTGATATTGAATGTTGGTACAGCTTGTACAGGATAGGTAGGAGCCTTGGAAACCGGAGCGCTAGCTTCGGTGGAGGCATCGGTGGGATACTACCCTGGCTGTATTGACCTTCTAACCCGCTGCCCTTATCGGGCAGGGAGACAGTGTCAGGTGGGCAGTTTGACTGGGGCGGTCGCCTCCTAAAATGTAACGGAGGCGCCCAAAGGTTCCCTCAGAATGGTTGGAAATCATTCGCAGAGTGTAAAGGCACAAGGGAGCTTGACTGCGAGACCTACAAGTCGAGCAGGGACGAAAGTCGGGCTTAGTGATCCGGTGGTTCCGCATGGAAGGGCCATCGCTCAACGGATAAAAGCTACCCCGGGGATAACAGGCTTATCTCCCCCAAGAGTCCACATCGACGGGGAGGTTTGGCACCTCGATGTCGGCTCATCGCATCCTGGGGCTGTAGTCGGTCCCAAGGGTTGGGCTGTTCGCCCATTAAAGCGGTACGCGAGCTGGGTTCAGAACGTCGTGAGACAGTTCGGTCCCTATCCGTCGCGGGCGCAGGAAATTTGAGAGGAGCTGTCCTTAGTACGAGAGGACCGGGATGGACGCACCGCTGGTGTACCAGTTGTTCTGCCAAGGGCATCGCTGGGTAGCTATGTGCGGACGGGATAAGTGCTGAAAGCATCTAAGCATGAAGCCCCCCTCAAGATGAGATTTCCCATTCCGCAAGGAAGTAAGATCCCTGAAAGATGATCAGGTTGATAGGTCTGAGGTGGAAGCGTGGTGACACGTGGAGCTGACAGATACTAATAGATCGAGGACTTAACCTATATTCTAATGTGAAGCTTGAACATTGTTATCTAGTTTTGAGAGAACATTCTCTCCATCAGGTTTGGTGGCGATAGCGAAGAGGTCACACCCGTTCCCATACCGAACACGGAAGTTAAGCTCTTCAGCGCCGATGGTAGTTGGGGGTCTCCCCCTGTGAGAGTAGGACGCCGCCAAGCTTGTATAAGGATCAGTTCCATACGGAACTGGTCTTTTTTGTGTTTTTGAAAAAATTACTTCTATTAAATCACTTTGTAAAGTGAGAAGTGATGATGTAGTAAGCCTCATCGATCAATTAATTTTTCTGTTCGTCTCACTTTCATGTACTCTCATTGAACAACGCAGCTGTTGTGTGGATCGGTCGTTCAATTCGTTTAGAATGAAGATCAAAAGCATAGAAAGCAGCCAATAAGAATTTTCTTTGGCAGCCAGATACAGAGGGCTGTTTAGAGACACACTAGATAACTGAGTATTGCCAAAGAACATATAGCACCTTCAGTCAATTTTTTCGCCCGCTCTAAGTAAGAACAAGAAAGAATCAATAACTAACTTGTTAACCAAGTAACACTTTAATATTGAAGATGGTAAAGAACAGCATCATTCACGGATATTTTTGCACGAAAATGATTTCTCAGAAAAATAAAATAATAAAAGAATCCCTTCTCTAGATGATTTGTATGAGAAGATATATTGAAGAAAACAAGCATATAAAAAGCGTGAAAAGGGTCATTTCACACCAATAAAGCTTTATTAGAGCGCTTTTTAACAAAAAAACATAAAAAAATGAAAAAAAGACTTTTAAAATGATGAGACAAGTGGTAAACTTCTTTAGGTGCCTTAACGAAAAGATGAAAAAAACAACGTTGAAATAAATTCAAAAATTATTTTAAAAAAGTCTTTACAAACAATATCTTATCGTTATATAATACTACTTGTCGGATCGAGAGACATTCGAAATGACAACACAATATGGAGGATTAGCTCAGCTGGGAGAGCATCTGCCTTACAAGCAGAGGGTCGGCGGTTCGAGCCCGTCATCCTCCACCATATTTATTCTTACATAATGTTAGGATAGATAAAGCCGGTGTAGCTCAACTGGTAGAGCAACTGACTTGTAATCAGTAGGTTGGGGGTTCAAGTCCTCTTGCCGGCACCAGTTTCATATGGTAAGATAGACAAGTCGCTTTTAAAGCGAGCCATTAGCTCAGTTGGTAGAGCATCTGACTTTTAATCAGAGGGTCGAAGGTTCGAGTCCTTCATGGCTCACCATGTTTCATGCGGGTGTGGCGGAATTGGCAGACGCGCTAGACTTAGGATCTAGTGTCTTTATGACGTGGGGGTTCAAGTCCCTTCACCCGCATTGCCAAATAAAATAAAGAAATCCTGTAATGCGGAAGTAGTTCAGTGGTAGAACACCACCTTGCCAAGGTGGGGGTCGCGGGTTCGAATCCCGTCTTCCGCTTATACCATCCACGCCGGGGTGGTGGAATTGGCAGACACACAGGACTTAAAATCCTGCGGTAGGTGACTACCGTGCCGGTTCAAGTCCGGCCCTCGGCATTATAAAATAAGCGCCCGTAGCTCAATTGGATAGAGCGTTTGACTACGGATCAAAAGGTTAGGGGTTCGACTCCTCTCGGGCGCGCCATTAAGATCGGGAAGTAGCTCAGCTTGGTAGAGCACTTGGTTTGGGACCAAGGGGTCGCAGGTTCGAATCCTGTCTTCCCGACCATCTTTTATGGGGCCTTAGCTCAGCTGGGAGAGCGCCTGCCTTGCACGCAGGAGGTCAGCGGTTCGATCCCGCTAGGCTCCACCAATATGATCTTTGAAAACTAAACAAGACAAAACGTACCTGTTAATTCGAGTTTTTATAAAAAATCCTATGTTATATCATAGGTAGTCAGTCAAACACTGACGAAAAACAAAACTTCGGTTTTGTACTTTTTCGGAGAGTTTGATCCTGGCTCAGGACGAACGCTGGCGGCGTGCCTAATACATGCAAGTCGAGCGGACAGAAGGGAGCTTGCTCCCGGATGTTAGCGGCGGACGGGTGAGTAACACGTGGGTAACCTGCCTGTAAGACTGGGATAACTCCGGGAAACCGGAGCTAATACCGGATAGTTCCTTGAACCGCATGGTTCAAGGATGAAAGACGGTTTCGGCTGTCACTTACAGATGGACCCGCGGCGCATTAGCTAGTTGGTGGGGTAATGGCTCACCAAGGCGACGATGCGTAGCCGACCTGAGAGGGTGATCGGCCACACTGGGACTGAGACACGGCCCAGACTCCTACGGGAGGCAGCAGTAGGGAATCTTCCGCAATGGACGAAAGTCTGACGGAGCAACGCCGCGTGAGTGATGAAGGTTTTCGGATCGTAAAGCTCTGTTGTTAGGGAAGAACAAGTGCGAGAGTAACTGCTCGCACCTTGACGGTACCTAACCAGAAAGCCACGGCTAACTACGTGCCAGCAGCCGCGGTAATACGTAGGTGGCAAGCGTTGTCCGGAATTATTGGGCGTAAAGGGCTCGCAGGCGGTTTCTTAAGTCTGATGTGAAAGCCCCCGGCTCAACCGGGGAGGGTCATTGGAAACTGGGAAACTTGAGTGCAGAAGAGGAGAGTGGAATTCCACGTGTAGCGGTGAAATGCGTAGAGATGTGGAGGAACACCAGTGGCGAAGGCGACTCTCTGGTCTGTAACTGACGCTGAGGAGCGAAAGCGTGGGGAGCGAACAGGATTAGATACCCTGGTAGTCCACGCCGTAAACGATGAGTGCTAAGTGTTAGGGGGTTTCCGCCCCTTAGTGCTGCAGCTAACGCATTAAGCACTCCGCCTGGGGAGTACGGTCGCAAGACTGAAACTCAAAGGAATTGACGGGGGCCCGCACAAGCGGTGGAGCATGTGGTTTAATTCGAAGCAACGCGAAGAACCTTACCAGGTCTTGACATCCTCTGACAACCCTAGAGATAGGGCTTTCCCTTCGGGGACAGAGTGACAGGTGGTGCATGGTTGTCGTCAGCTCGTGTCGTGAGATGTTGGGTTAAGTCCCGCAACGAGCGCAACCCTTGATCTTAGTTGCCAGCATTTAGTTGGGCACTCTAAGGTGACTGCCGGTGACAAACCGGAGGAAGGTGGGGATGACGTCAAATCATCATGCCCCTTATGACCTGGGCTACACACGTGCTACAATGGACAGAACAAAGGGCTGCGAGACCGCAAGGTTTAGCCAATCCCATAAATCTGTTCTCAGTTCGGATCGCAGTCTGCAACTCGACTGCGTGAAGCTGGAATCGCTAGTAATCGCGGATCAGCATGCCGCGGTGAATACGTTCCCGGGCCTTGTACACACCGCCCGTCACACCACGAGAGTTTGCAACACCCGAAGTCGGTGAGGTAACCTTTATGGAGCCAGCCGCCGAAGGTGGGGCAGATGATTGGGGTGAAGTCGTAACAAGGTAGCCGTATCGGAAGGTGCGGCTGGATCACCTCCTTTCTAAGGATATATGGAGCAGCGTGCGTTTTCGTCTTGTTTAGTTTTGAAGGATCATTCCTTCAAGACATGTCTCTAGCGAGACAGGATTGTTCTTTGAAAACTAGATAACAATAAGTAATACATTCACATTGAATGCAATGCAAAGTTCATCACACATAGTGATTCTTTCTAAAGTAAGAAATGGTTAAGTTAGAAAGGGCGCACGGTGGATGCCTTGGCACTAGGAGCCGATGAAGGACGGGACGAACACCGATATGCTTCGGGGAGCTGTAAGCAAGCTTTGATCCGGAGATTTCCGAATGGGGAAACCCACTGCTCGTAATGGAGTAGTATCCATACTTGAATACATAGAGTATGAGAAGGCATACCCGGGGAACTGAAACATCTAAGTACCCGGAGGAAGAGAAAGCAAATGCGATTCCCTGAGTAGCGGCGAGCGAAACGGGAACAGCCCAAACCAAGAGGCTTGCCTCTTGGGGTTGTAGGACACTCTATACGGAGTTACAAAGGAACGATATAAGCGAAGAGGTCTGGAAAGGCCCGCCAAAGAAGGTAACAGCCCTGTAACTGAAATGTTGTTCTCTCCAGAGTGGATCCTGAGTACGGCGGAACACGTGAAATTCCGTCGGAATCCGGGAGGACCATCTCCCAAGGCTAAATACTCCCTAGTGACCGATAGTGAACCAGTACCGTGAGGGAAAGGTGAAAAGCACCCCGGAAGGGGAGTGAAATAGATCCTGAAACCGTGTGCCTACAAGTAGTCAGAGCCCGTTAAAGGGTGATGGCGTGCCTTTTGTAGAATGAACCGGCGAGTTACGATCCCGTGCAAGGTTAAGCAGAAGATGCGGAGCCGCAGCGAAAGCGAGTCTGAATAGGGCGCATGAGTACGTGGTCGTAGACCCGAAACCAGGTGATCTACCCATGTCCAGGGTGAAGTTCAGGTAACACTGAATGGAGGCCCGAACCCACGCACGTTGAAAAGTGCGGGGATGAGGTGTGGGTAGGGGTGAAATGCCAATCGAACCTGGAGATAGCTGGTTCTCTCCGAAATAGCTTTAGGGCTAGCCTCAAGGTAAGAGTCTCGGAGGTAGAGCACTGATTGGACTAGGGGCCCCTACCGGGTTACCGAATTCAGTCAAACTCCGAATGCCGATGACTTATCCTTGGGAGTCAGACTGCGAGTGATAAGATCCGTAGTCGAAAGGGAAACAGCCCAGACCGCCAGCTAAGGTCCCAAAGTATACGTTAAGTGGAAAAGGATGTGGAGTTGCTTAGACAACCAGGATGTTGGCTTAGAAGCAGCCACCATTTAAAGAGTGCGTAATAGCTCACTGGTCGAGTGACTCTGCGCCGAAAATGTACCGGGGCTAAACGTATCACCGAAGCTGCGGACTGTTCTTACGAACAGTGGTAGGAGAGCGTTCTAAGTGCTGTGAAGTCAGACCGGAAGGACTGGTGGAGCGCTTAGAAGTGAGAATGCCGGTATGAGTAGCGAAAGACGGGTGAGAATCCCGTCCACCGAATGCCTAAGGTTTCCTGAGGAAGGCTCGTCCGCTCAGGGTTAGTCGGGACCTAAGCCGAGGCCGAAAGGCGTAGGCGATGGACAACAGGTTGATATTCCTGTACCACCTCCTCACCATTTGAGCAATGGGGGGACGCAGGAGGATAGGGTAAGCGCGGTATTGGATATCCGCGTCCAAGCAGTTAGGCTGGGAAATAGGCAAATCCGTTTCCCGTGAAGGCTGAGCTGTGATGGCGAGCGAAATTTAGTAGCGAAGTTCCTGATTCCACACTGCCAAGAAAAGCCTCTAGCGAGGTGAGAGGTGCCCGTACCGCAAACCGACACAGGTAGGCGAGGAGAGAATCCTAAGGTGATCGAGAGAACTCTCGTTAAGGAACTCGGCAAAATGACCCCGTAACTTCGGGAGAAGGGGTGCTTCTTAGGGTGTTAAAGCCCCGAGAAGCCGCAGTGAATAGGCCCAGGCGACTGTTTAGCAAAAACACAGGTCTCTGCGAAGCCGTAAGGCGAAGTATAGGGGCTGACGCCTGCCCGGTGCTGGAAGGTTAAGAGGAGCGCTTAGCGTAAGCGAAGGTGCGAATTGAAGCCCCAGTAAACGGCGGCCGTAACTATAACGGTCCTAAGGTAGCGAAATTCCTTGTCGGGTAAGTTCCGACCCGCACGAAAGGCGCAACGATCTGGGCACTGTCTCAACGAGAGACTCGGTGAAATTATAGTACCTGTGAAGATGCAGGTTACCCGCGACAGGACGGAAAGACCCCGTGGAGCTTTACTGCAGCCTGATATTGAATGTTGGTACAGCTTGTACAGGATAGGTAGGAGCCTTGGAAACCGGAGCGCTAGCTTCGGTGGAGGCATCGGTGGGATACTACCCTGGCTGTATTGACCTTCTAACCCGCTGCCCTTATCGGGCAGGGAGACAGTGTCAGGTGGGCAGTTTGACTGGGGCGGTCGCCTCCTAAAATGTAACGGAGGCGCCCAAAGGTTCCCTCAGAATGGTTGGAAATCATTCGCAGAGTGTAAAGGCACAAGGGAGCTTGACTGCGAGACCTACAAGTCGAGCAGGGACGAAAGTCGGGCTTAGTGATCCGGTGGTTCCGCATGGAAGGGCCATCGCTCAACGGATAAAAGCTACCCCGGGGATAACAGGCTTATCTCCCCCAAGAGTCCACATCGACGGGGAGGTTTGGCACCTCGATGTCGGCTCATCGCATCCTGGGGCTGTAGTCGGTCCCAAGGGTTGGGCTGTTCGCCCATTAAAGCGGTACGCGAGCTGGGTTCAGAACGTCGTGAGACAGTTCGGTCCCTATCCGTCGCGGGCGCAGGAAATTTGAGAGGAGCTGTCCTTAGTACGAGAGGACCGGGATGGACGCACCGCTGGTGTACCAGTTGTTCTGCCAAGGGCATCGCTGGGTAGCTATGTGCGGACGGGATAAGTGCTGAAAGCATCTAAGCATGAAGCCCCCCTCAAGATGAGATTTCCCATTCCGCAAGGAAGTAAGATCCCTGAAAGATGATCAGGTTGATAGGTCTGAGGTGGAAGCGTGGTGACACGTGGAGCTGACAGATACTAATAGATCGAGGACTTAACCTATATTCTAATGTGAAGCTTGAACATTGTTATCTAGTTTTGAGAGAACATTCTCTCCATCAGGTTTGGTGGCGATAGCGAAGAGGTCACACCCGTTCCCATACCGAACACGGAAGTTAAGCTCTTCAGCGCCGATGGTAGTTGGGGGTCTCCCCCTGTGAGAGTAGGACGCCGCCAAGCTTGTATAAGGATCAGTTCCATACGGAACTGGTCTTTTTTGTGTTTTTGAGAGGTTTGACACCATATAAATGTGGAAATAATATTCTTAGTTGAGCGATTATCTTGAAAAATCGACCGAAAAAATTTATAGTAAGATTAAAGTCAAATATAGTCAAAGTCAATGGAGGAGGAGGCGGAGTGGCACAAAATATTTCTGATATCATCGAGCAGTATTTGAAAGAAGTCTTGGATCAGAATGGTCGAGAAATATTAGAAATTAAGCGCAATGAAATTGCAGATAAGTTTCAATGCGTACCTTCACAAATTAACTATGTTATCAATACACGCTTTACGAGCGAGAGAGGCTATATCGTTGAAAGTAAGCGTGGCGGCGGTGGCTATATCCGCATCATTAAAGTCAAAATGAATGATGAAGTCGACTTATTGAACAATATTATTTCCCAAATATATCATCGTTTATCACAGGCTGCCTCTGATCATATCATCATGCGTCTTGTCGAAAATAACATTTTATCTGAAAGAGAAGCAAAGATGATGATCAGTGTCATGGACCGTTCTGTTTTGCACATTGATTTACCTGAACGGGATGAATTGCGGGCTCGGATGATGAAAGCGATGTTAAATGCTTTGAAATTAAAGTAAAGCGGGTGAAAAGATTGATTTGTCAAGAATGCAATGAGAGACCAGCCACTTTTCACTTTACGAAAGTTATAAATGGAGAAAAACAGGAAATGCACATATGTGAACAATGTGCAAAAGAAAACAGTGATTCATATGCTATGAGTGGAAACCAAGGTTTCTCGATTCACAACCTATTATCAGGCTTACTGAATATTGATCCTAGCTTTACCACAAGTGCGAATAAGGGATCATCCATTTTTCAAGAAGCGAGAGAAGTGGATCAATGTCCTAAATGTGGCTTAACCTTTCAACAATTCAGAAAAACAGGCCGTTTTGGCTGTGCAGAATGCTATCGTTCATTTGATCAGTATCTAAACCCTGTTTTACGGAAAGTCCATAGTGGAAATACAGTCCATCATGGAAAAGTGCCTAAACGGATTGCCGGTAGTCTTCATGTGCGCCGGAAACTTGAGTTGATGCAGCAAGAGCTAAAGCAGTTAATTGAACAAGAAGAGTTTGAAAAAGCAGCGGAAGTTCGAGATCAAATTCGTGCATTAGAGCATGAGCAATCTCAGCAGAGGGAGGGAGATTAACAACATGTCGCTCCAGCATTTTATTCAAGACGCTTTAAGTCAATGGATGAAACAAAAAGGACCAGAAAGTGACATTGTTCTAAGCAGTCGAATCAGGCTAGCGCGCAATCTAGAGCATGTTCGTTTCCCAACTCAGTTTTCTCAGGAAGAGGCTGAAGCTGTTCTCCAGCAATTCGAGCAAAAGTTTGCTAGCCAGGAAGTGAAGGACATCGGAAACTTTGTTCTAATTCGAATGAATGAAACACAGCCTTTAGCAAAGAGGGTACTTGTTGAAAAGCATTTGATTAGCCCAAACTTAGCAGAATCAAGATTTGGCGGTTGTTTGCTTTCTGAAAATGAAGAAATCAGTGTGATGCTGAATGAAGAAGACCATATTCGGATCCAATGCTTATTTCCAGGATTCCAACTAGCCAATGCACTGAAAGCGGCTAACCAGATAGATGACTGGATTGAAGAGCAAGTGGATTATGCGTTTTCTGAAAAGCGAGGATACTTAACGAGCTGTCCAACCAATGTAGGTACAGGTATTAGGGCTTCGGTCATGATGCATTTACCAGCTTTAGCCCTCACAAGACAAATGAATCGGATTATTCCGGCGATTAATCAATTAGGTCTTGTAGTCAGAGGAATTTATGGTGAAGGCAGCGAAGCAATAGGGAACATCTTTCAAATTTCAAATCAAATGACACTTGGTCAATCAGAAGAAGACATTGTAGATGATTTAAATAGTGTGACCGCTCAGCTCATTGAACAAGAGCGATCTGCACGAAAAGCGTTATATCAAACATCTAAAATTGAACTTGAGGACAGAGTGTACCGTTCGTTAGGGATTTTGTCCAATTGTCGTATGATTGAATCAAAGGAAACAGCAAAGTGTTTGTCAGATGTGCGCCTTGGAATTGATTTAGGTATCATTAAGGGGCTTTCAAGTAATATACTGAATGAACTCATGATTTTGACACAGCCTGGCTTTCTTCAACAATATTCAGGAGGAGCTCTGGAGCCAAATGAACGAGATATAAAACGAGCAGCGATTATTAGAGAAAGGCTGCGTTTAGAAATGCATAGGAATGGACAGGAGGATGAAACGATATGATGTTTGGAAGATTCACTGAAAGAGCTCAAAAGGTATTAGCACTTGCACAAGAAGAAGCCATTCGCCTAGGCCATAAGAACATTGGTACTGAACACATTTTACTTGGTCTAGTTCGTGAGGGTGAGGGCATCGCCGCAAAAGCGTTAGAAGCACTGGGCCTTGTTTCAGATAAAATCCAAAAAGAAGTCGAAAGCTTGATTGGAAGAGGGCAAGAGGTGTCTCAAGCTATTCCTCATTATACGCCTAGAGCGAAGAAGGTCACTGAGCTTTCAATGGATGAAGCAAGAAAGCTAGGTCATTCCTATGTAGGGACAGAACATATTCTATTAGGTCTTATTCGCGAGGGAGAGGGTGTAGCTGCCCGCGTGTTAAATAACCTCGGAGTGAGCTTAAATAAAGCACGTCAGCAAGTCCTGCAGCTGCTTGGCAGCAATGAAACAGGTGCATCTGCCGCTGGCTCTAACAGCAATGCAAATACACCAACATTAGATAGCTTGGCAAGAGATTTAACAGCTATTGCGAAAGAAGACAGTCTGGACCCTGTCATTGGACGAAGCAAAGAAATTCAGCGTGTCATCGAGGTTCTAAGCAGAAGAACAAAGAATAACCCTGTGCTGATTGGTGAGCCTGGTGTTGGTAAAACAGCCATTGCTGAAGGTCTGGCACAGCAAATTATTCATAATGAAGTGCCTGAAATCCTGCGCGATAAACGAGTGATGACGCTTGATATGGGAACTGTTGTAGCGGGAACGAAATATCGTGGTGAATTTGAGGATCGCTTGAAAAAAGTCATGGACGAAATTCGTCAGGCAGGAAATATCATTCTCTTCATTGATGAGCTTCATACATTGATTGGTGCTGGTGGAGCAGAGGGTGCGATTGACGCATCTAATATTCTCAAACCATCCTTAGCACGTGGAGAGCTTCAATGTATTGGGGCGACAACGTTAGATGAGTACCGTAAATATATTGAAAAGGATGCTGCGCTTGAACGACGTTTCCAGCCAATTCAAGTAGATCAGCCATCTGTTGATGAAAGTATTCAAATTTTAAGAGGACTTAGAGATCGTTATGAGGCACATCACCGTGTGTCCATTACAGATGAAGCGATTGAGGCGGCGGTGAAGTTATCTGACCGTTATATATCTGATCGTTTCCTTCCAGATAAGGCGATTGATTTAATTGATGAGGCAGGGTCGAAAGTCCGCTTACGTTCTTTCACAACACCGCCTAACCTAAAAGAACTAGAGCAAAAGCTAGATGAAGTACGCAAGGAAAAGGATGCGGCTGTTCAAAGTCAGGAATTTGAAAAAGCAGCTTCTCTTCGCGATACAGAGCAGCGTTTGCGTGAAAAAGTAGAAGTCACAAAGAAATCTTGGAAAGAAAAGCAAGGTCAGGAGAATTCAGAGGTATCAGTGGATGATATCGCAATGGTTGTCTCTAGCTGGACGGGAGTGCCTGTTTCAAAAATTGCCCAAACCGAAACCGATAAGCTTCTGAATATGGAACAATTACTCCATTCTCGTGTAATTGGGCAGGATGAAGCGGTTGTCGCTGTAGCAAAAGCTGTGAGACGTGCGCGTGCTGGCTTAAAAGATCCAAAACGTCCAATCGGCTCATTTATCTTCTTAGGCCCAACAGGAGTTGGTAAAACGGAGCTTGCAAGAGCACTCGCAGAGTCTATTTTCGGTGATGAAGAAGCGATGATCCGTATCGATATGTCTGAATACATGGAGAAACACTCTACATCTAGACTTGTTGGGTCACCTCCAGGCTATGTTGGCTATGAAGAAGGCGGACAACTGACTGAAAAAGTGAGAAGAAAACCTTATTCTGTTGTGCTTTTAGATGAGATTGAAAAGGCGCATCCAGATGTATTCAACATCTTACTGCAAGTGTTAGAGGATGGTCGTCTGACTGATTCTAAAGGGCGTACTGTTGACTTTAGAAACACGATTTTAATCATGACATCCAACGTTGGAGCTAGTGAACTGAAGCGAAATAAATATGTTGGCTTTAACGTGCAGGATGAAGGTCAAAATTACAAGGATATGAAAGGCAAAGTGATGGGCGAGTTGAAACGTGCGTTTAGACCAGAATTCATCAACCGTATTGATGAAATCATTGTCTTCCATTCACTTGAAAAGAAACATCTAAAAGAGATCGTGTCTCTCATGTCTGATCAATTGACGAAACGATTAAAAGAACAAGACCTTTCAATCGAATTGACAGAAGCAGCAAAAGCGAAGATTGCCGACGAAGGTGTAGATCTTGAGTACGGTGCGCGTCCGTTAAGAAGAGCGATTCAAAAGCATGTGGAGGATCGACTTTCTGAGGAGCTTCTGAAGGGCAATATTGAAAAAGGTCAACAAATCGTATTAGATGTGGAAGATGGAGAAATTGTCGTAAAAACGACGGCTGCTACGAACTAATATAGTAAGAAAAAAGTGTGAGGCATACCAGTCAGGTGTATGCCTCCCTTTACTTATTTCTGACCAGTATAAGGAGTTGTATTCTTCAATCTATGGCTAAGACAAAATCAAAATTTATATGCCAATCGTGCGGTTATGAGTCAGCCAAATGGATGGGGAAATGTCCAGGCTGCGGCACGTGGAACAGTATGACAGAAGAGGTCGTTCGCAAAGAGCCGGCAAACCGTCGAAGTGCTTTTAATCATTCTGTTCAAACCATTCAAAAACCTTCACCTATATCTGCAATTGAAACATCTGATGAACCCCGAATCAAAACGAATTTAGAAGAATTTAACCGAGTATTAGGAAGTGGAATTGTCAAAGGCTCT
Encoded proteins:
- a CDS encoding CtsR family transcriptional regulator, with product MAQNISDIIEQYLKEVLDQNGREILEIKRNEIADKFQCVPSQINYVINTRFTSERGYIVESKRGGGGYIRIIKVKMNDEVDLLNNIISQIYHRLSQAASDHIIMRLVENNILSEREAKMMISVMDRSVLHIDLPERDELRARMMKAMLNALKLK
- a CDS encoding UvrB/UvrC motif-containing protein, translating into MICQECNERPATFHFTKVINGEKQEMHICEQCAKENSDSYAMSGNQGFSIHNLLSGLLNIDPSFTTSANKGSSIFQEAREVDQCPKCGLTFQQFRKTGRFGCAECYRSFDQYLNPVLRKVHSGNTVHHGKVPKRIAGSLHVRRKLELMQQELKQLIEQEEFEKAAEVRDQIRALEHEQSQQREGD
- a CDS encoding protein arginine kinase is translated as MSLQHFIQDALSQWMKQKGPESDIVLSSRIRLARNLEHVRFPTQFSQEEAEAVLQQFEQKFASQEVKDIGNFVLIRMNETQPLAKRVLVEKHLISPNLAESRFGGCLLSENEEISVMLNEEDHIRIQCLFPGFQLANALKAANQIDDWIEEQVDYAFSEKRGYLTSCPTNVGTGIRASVMMHLPALALTRQMNRIIPAINQLGLVVRGIYGEGSEAIGNIFQISNQMTLGQSEEDIVDDLNSVTAQLIEQERSARKALYQTSKIELEDRVYRSLGILSNCRMIESKETAKCLSDVRLGIDLGIIKGLSSNILNELMILTQPGFLQQYSGGALEPNERDIKRAAIIRERLRLEMHRNGQEDETI
- the clpC gene encoding ATP-dependent protease ATP-binding subunit ClpC, coding for MMFGRFTERAQKVLALAQEEAIRLGHKNIGTEHILLGLVREGEGIAAKALEALGLVSDKIQKEVESLIGRGQEVSQAIPHYTPRAKKVTELSMDEARKLGHSYVGTEHILLGLIREGEGVAARVLNNLGVSLNKARQQVLQLLGSNETGASAAGSNSNANTPTLDSLARDLTAIAKEDSLDPVIGRSKEIQRVIEVLSRRTKNNPVLIGEPGVGKTAIAEGLAQQIIHNEVPEILRDKRVMTLDMGTVVAGTKYRGEFEDRLKKVMDEIRQAGNIILFIDELHTLIGAGGAEGAIDASNILKPSLARGELQCIGATTLDEYRKYIEKDAALERRFQPIQVDQPSVDESIQILRGLRDRYEAHHRVSITDEAIEAAVKLSDRYISDRFLPDKAIDLIDEAGSKVRLRSFTTPPNLKELEQKLDEVRKEKDAAVQSQEFEKAASLRDTEQRLREKVEVTKKSWKEKQGQENSEVSVDDIAMVVSSWTGVPVSKIAQTETDKLLNMEQLLHSRVIGQDEAVVAVAKAVRRARAGLKDPKRPIGSFIFLGPTGVGKTELARALAESIFGDEEAMIRIDMSEYMEKHSTSRLVGSPPGYVGYEEGGQLTEKVRRKPYSVVLLDEIEKAHPDVFNILLQVLEDGRLTDSKGRTVDFRNTILIMTSNVGASELKRNKYVGFNVQDEGQNYKDMKGKVMGELKRAFRPEFINRIDEIIVFHSLEKKHLKEIVSLMSDQLTKRLKEQDLSIELTEAAKAKIADEGVDLEYGARPLRRAIQKHVEDRLSEELLKGNIEKGQQIVLDVEDGEIVVKTTAATN